From the Megalops cyprinoides isolate fMegCyp1 chromosome 21, fMegCyp1.pri, whole genome shotgun sequence genome, one window contains:
- the vps28 gene encoding vacuolar protein sorting-associated protein 28 homolog: MFHGIPASGGMGAAPANKPELYEEVKLYKNAREREKYDNMAELFAVVKTLQALEKAYIKDCVTPNEYTGSCSRLLVQYKAAFKQVQGSDVGSIDDFCRKYRLDCPLAMERIKEDRPITIKDDKGNLNRCIADIVSLFITVMDKLRLEIRAMDEIQPDLRELMETMNRMSNMPPDFEAKDKVSLWLTTLSSMSASDELDDSQVRQMLFDLESAYNAFNRFLHSS, from the exons ATGTTTCACGGAATCCCGGCCAGCGGAGGGATGGGagcag CCCCTGCCAATAAGCCAGAACTGTATGAA GAAGTGAAACTGTACAAGAacgccagagagagagagaa GTATGACAACATGGCAGAGCTGTTTGCGGTGGTGAAGACTCTGCAAGCCCTGGAGAAGGCCTACATAAAGGACTGTGTGACTCCCAATGA GTATACAGGATCGTGCTCCAGGCTGCTGGTTCAGTACAAGGCTGCTTTCAAACAGGTGCAGGGCTCTGATGTCGGCTCCATTGATGACTTCTGCAGAAAATACAGG CTTGACTGCCCTCTTGCCATGGAGAGGATTAAAGAGGACCGGCCAATCACCATCAAGGATGACAAAGGCAACCTGAACCGCTGCATCGCTGACATCGTCTCC CTCTTCATCACTGTGATGGACAAACTGCGTCTGGAGATTCGGGCCATGGATGAG atcCAGCCGGACCTGCGGGAGCTGATGGAGACCATGAACAGGATGAGCAACATGCCCCCAGATTTTGAGGCCAAGGATAAAGTCAGCCTGTG GCTGACCACTCTGAGCAGCATGTCTGCCTCTGATGAGCTGGATGACTCCCAGGTCCGGCAGATGCTGTTTGATCTTGAATCGGCTTACAATGCCTTCAACCGCTTCCTGCACTCGTCCTAA
- the LOC118769038 gene encoding aurora kinase A and ninein-interacting protein, with protein MRPSKLPAAQARSSPEKCGVWLDTADLRRRKPVRSPRPISMLLNPLSRYSSYSVSVALSFTQTKTQFPATRQSSITSFLSPQHHVEEAPSPGPDQRSATPPLATGRKRKRVGEASRGGGDGETRPLPEDSSVRGCCSPPRPLSCQSEEWEEPVGKRRAGRGWMPESESLRWSFTQDSEGNRVLAHRDLQPTFSQGRQGKENQQPQQRPPRSPLSQRPPRSPLSQRPPRSPLSQRPPRSPLSQRPPRSPLSQRPPRSPLSQCPLQAEADSHALLFTQDSQGQQVIAHRTPLQDHSNWASSSRAGWTVPSVAVLEGGDSDSELGRDVLFTQDSEGNMVIKH; from the exons ATGAGACCTTCGAAGCTCCCGGCTGCACAGGCCCGCAGCTCTCCGGAGAAGTGCGGCGTGTGGCTGGACACAGCCGACCTGCGCCGGAGGAAGCCG GTGCGATCGCCCCGTCCCATCTCTATGCTGCTGAACCCCCTGTCCCGGTACAGCAGCTACAGTGTCTCTGTGGCTCTGAGCTTCACACAGACGAAAACCCAATTTCCTGCCACCAGACAGAGCTCCATCACCTCATTCCTGTCTCCACAGCACCACG TTGAGGAAGCTCCCAGCCCGGGTCCTGATCAGAGGAGCGCCACACCCCCCCTGGCGacggggaggaagaggaagcgtGTGGGTGAGGCCAGCAGGGGGGGCGGAGACGGTGAGACACGCCCACTCCCtgaggacagcagtgtgagagGGTGCTGCTCACCCCCCCGTCCCctgagctgtcagtcagaggagtgggaggagccaGTAGGGAAGCGCAGAGCTGGCAGAGGCTGGATGCCAGAGAGCGAGTCTCTGCGCTGGAGTTTCACCCAGGACTCTGAGGGGAACCGCGTCCTGGCCCACCGAGACCTGCAGCCCACGTTCAGCCAGGGAAGGCAGGGAAAGGAGAACCAGCAGCCTCAGCAGAGACCGCCCCGCAGCCCCCTGTCCCAGAGACCGCCCCGCAGCCCCCTGTCCCAGAGACCGCCCCGCAGCCCCCTGTCCCAGAGACCGCCCCGCAGCCCCCTGTCCCAGAGACCGCCCCGCAGCCCCCTGTCCCAGAGACCGCCCCGCAGCCCCCTGTCCcagtgccccctgcaggcagagGCTGACAGCCATGCCCTGCTGTTCACACAGGACTCCCAGGGCCAGCAGGTGATCGCCCACCGCACCCCCCTGCAGGACCACAGCAActgggccagcagcagcagggccggCTGGACCGTACCATCTGTGGCCGTGCTAGAGGGGGGGGACTCTGACTCAGAGCTGGGGAGAGACGTGCTGTTCACACAGGACTCTGAGGGGAACATGGTCATCAAGCACTGA
- the cap2 gene encoding adenylyl cyclase-associated protein 2 gives MEALMHRLEQAVVRLEGVSLRMQTSGGGVANGDIANGINGVPQAVEAFDLLLGGPVSDYLRISRTIGEDVEKHAEMVSSALEEQRNFLKMASTHQQPAETELSGLLRPISEKIQEIQNFRERNRGSSLFNHLSAVSESIPALGWVAVCQKPGPYVKEMNDAAMFYTNRVLKDYKDTDRKHVDWVRSYLNIWTELQAYIKQHHTTGLVWSQNGPMVSSVPVPSPGGPSLPPPPPPPPPPPVCADEDSKPDSATLHTALFAQLNQGEAITKGLKHVSDDQKTHKNPGLRSQGWGTASSPHKTQSHRPPSSQAPPQKRPPLLELEGKKWRVEYQHQAPDLVITDTELRQVVYIFSCTNSTLQIKGKVNSIIVDNCKKLALVFDNVVGIVEIINSKDIQLQVMGRVPTISINKTDGCHVYLSQDALGCEIISAKSSEMNILLPHGDDYREFPVPEQFKTVWDGSKLVTEPTEIAG, from the exons ATGGAAGCCCTGATGCACAGGCTGGAGCAGGCTGTTGTCCGGCTGGAGGGCGTGTCCCTCAGGATGCAGACCTCGGGCGGGGGCGTGGCCAACGGAGACATTGCCAATGGAATCAATGGAG tgcCTCAGGCTGTGGAGGCGTTTGACCTGCTGCTGGGCGGGCCGGTGTCCGACTACCTGAGGATCAGCAGAACCATCGGAGAGGACGTAGAGAAGCAC GCAGAGATGGTCAGCAGTGCTCTAGAGGAACAGCGCAATTTCCTGAAGATGGCCAGCACACACCAGCAGCCCGCAGAG ACGGAGCTGTCGGGTTTGCTGCGGCCCATCTCTGAAAAGATCCAGGAAATCCAGAACTTCCGCGAGAGGAACCGCGGCAGTAGCCTGTTCAACCACCTGTCTGCAGTGAGCGAGAGCATCCCAGCGCTGGGCTGGGTGGCTGTG tgtcagaAGCCGGGGCCGTATGTGAAGGAGATGAATGATGCTGCCATGTTTTACACAAACCGCGTTCTGAAGGACTACAAAGACAC ggacAGGAAGCATGTGGACTGGGTGCGGTCCTACCTCAACATCTGGACAGAGCTGCAGGCGTACATCAAGCAGCACCATACCACCGGCCTGGTGTGGAGCCAGAAC GGTCCAATGGTGTCCTCTGTACCTGTCCCATCCCCCGGGggcccctctcttcctccaccccctccccctccccctcctcccccagtcTGCGCAGACGAGGACTCCAAACCTGACTCTGCCACCCTGCACACCGCCCTGTTTGCGCAGCTCAACCAAGGAGAGGCCATCACTAAAG GTCTGAAGCACGTCTCTGATGACCAGAAGACCCACAAGAACCCGGGCCTGCGCTCTCAGGGCTGGGGGACGGCCTCCTCCCCACACAAGACCCAATCCCACAGACCCCCCAGCTCTCAGGCACCTCCCCAGAAGCGGCCccccctgctggagctggaggggAAGAAGTGGAGGGTG GAATACCAGCACCAGGCCCCTGACCTCGTGATCACAGACACCGAGCTGAGACAGGTGGTCTACATCTTCAGCTGCACCAACTCCACCCTGCAGATCAAAGGCAAAGTCAACTCCATCATAGTGG ATAACTGCAAGAAGCTGGCTCTGGTGTTTGACAATGTGGTGGGCATCGTGGAGATCATCAACTCAAAAGACATTCAGCTGCAG gTGATGGGCAGAGTGCCCACCATCTCCATCAATAAGACAGACGGCTGCCATGTATACCTGAGCCAGGACGCCCTCGGCTGCGAGATCATCAGTGCCAAGAGCTCCGAAATGAACATCCTGCTGCCACACGGAGACGACTAC AGAGAGTTCCCGGTCCCTGAGCAGTTTAAGACCGTTTGGGATGGGTCCAAGCTGGTGACGGAGCCTACCGAGATCGCTGGCTGA